In Sphingobacterium sp. lm-10, one DNA window encodes the following:
- a CDS encoding ATP-binding protein, with the protein MHKNTTNEQQRLVALKSYQILDTAIEEDYEELTDLAAAICGTPIALISLVDKDRQWFKSHKGVDISETERSHSFCAHAILNPHELMQVEDVKADPRFRNNLFVTGDPHISFYAGMPLVDDEGFALGSLCVIDRQPRKLTETQQQALKTLSKQVVNKLLLRKKLLALETANQENMQVSLKSREVENNLRLIIEQSPAAIVVFRGMHMIIDAINPSMLTLLNQQPDIQGKPLLDAMPELKNQPAYDLLRSVFETGKTIFRYDTPVVLNRQGRLETGYFNFTFAPLLENGEVTGVIDMAVEVTDQVNARLAIEEGAHQMKEMVMNAAMGMCIIRGHDLVIEIANEPMLRIWTRTAEQVIGKRLTEVFPEVIEQPYPDMLRNVLDTGETLAIPELTADIAETDGRVNRIYIDFTYKPLRNSAGEPEAIVATVTDITETVKARKLLEKSQSRLQDANVELGAVNEEYIALNEELIMTNEHLRLAEESLMDLNKQLLEKEESLRLSIEAARMGTYNLNLKTGIIEVNSYCRELFGFPEDMIVTAQDGFGMMAAEEDRIRDAMNLAIANNTFFDEEYRIVRNTDQSVRWVRSVGRSSDSAIGGEKHFYGTMVDITERKASDQLKEDFISIVSHEMRSPLTALKGYVQILEWKLKKSADQLTAGIAAKAGRQVDRMTTLITGFLDVARAGEGKIYLNKTMFDLASVLKMAKEESLVSNHSHRITFHPVEQILVTADRDKIEQVLVNFINNAVKYSPNGSTVSVSGNRRGDLVRISVTDEGMGITLEDQTRIFERFYRVLGSSTENISGFGIGLYLCKEIIDGHDGRIGVESSHGKGSTFWFELPIEVQQEEM; encoded by the coding sequence ATGCATAAAAATACCACAAATGAGCAGCAACGTTTGGTTGCGCTTAAATCCTATCAAATCTTAGATACGGCTATTGAAGAGGATTATGAAGAACTGACGGATCTGGCGGCTGCAATTTGCGGAACGCCAATAGCTCTTATTAGCTTGGTAGATAAAGATCGGCAATGGTTTAAATCACATAAAGGAGTAGATATATCGGAGACCGAGAGATCTCATTCATTTTGTGCTCATGCCATACTTAACCCTCATGAATTGATGCAGGTAGAAGATGTAAAGGCAGATCCTCGATTCAGGAATAATTTATTTGTTACAGGAGATCCTCATATTTCATTTTATGCTGGAATGCCTTTGGTCGATGATGAAGGGTTTGCATTAGGATCGCTTTGCGTCATTGACCGCCAGCCCAGAAAACTAACCGAAACGCAGCAACAGGCGCTTAAAACACTTTCTAAACAGGTAGTTAATAAATTACTACTCCGCAAAAAGTTATTGGCTTTGGAAACGGCGAACCAGGAGAACATGCAGGTTAGCTTGAAAAGCAGGGAGGTCGAAAACAATCTTCGTTTGATCATTGAACAGTCGCCTGCAGCCATAGTCGTCTTCCGGGGTATGCACATGATCATTGATGCCATTAACCCTTCGATGCTTACGTTGCTTAATCAGCAGCCCGACATTCAAGGCAAGCCCTTACTGGATGCTATGCCCGAATTGAAAAACCAGCCTGCCTATGATTTACTGAGAAGTGTTTTCGAAACAGGAAAGACGATCTTTCGATACGATACGCCTGTTGTTCTTAATCGTCAGGGTAGATTGGAAACGGGTTATTTCAACTTTACCTTTGCGCCATTGCTCGAAAATGGCGAGGTAACGGGCGTTATTGATATGGCAGTGGAGGTAACCGATCAGGTAAATGCGCGGCTGGCTATTGAAGAAGGCGCCCATCAGATGAAGGAAATGGTGATGAATGCTGCTATGGGTATGTGTATTATTCGTGGCCATGATTTAGTGATTGAGATAGCCAACGAACCCATGCTAAGGATCTGGACGCGAACCGCCGAACAGGTGATTGGGAAAAGGCTTACCGAAGTATTTCCAGAGGTAATCGAGCAGCCGTATCCCGATATGTTACGTAATGTGCTCGATACCGGCGAAACTTTGGCAATCCCTGAACTTACAGCAGATATCGCGGAGACAGATGGTAGAGTTAACAGGATCTATATTGATTTTACCTATAAACCTTTACGCAATTCGGCTGGAGAGCCTGAAGCTATTGTCGCTACAGTAACAGACATCACTGAAACGGTGAAAGCACGTAAATTGTTAGAAAAAAGTCAAAGCCGATTGCAGGATGCAAACGTTGAACTAGGTGCAGTAAATGAAGAATATATTGCGCTGAATGAGGAGTTGATCATGACTAATGAACACCTGCGCCTTGCGGAAGAAAGTTTGATGGATCTCAATAAGCAATTGCTGGAGAAAGAGGAAAGCCTTCGACTCAGTATAGAGGCAGCGCGGATGGGTACCTATAATTTAAACCTCAAAACGGGTATCATCGAGGTCAATAGTTATTGTAGAGAACTTTTTGGTTTTCCAGAAGATATGATTGTAACGGCGCAAGATGGTTTCGGGATGATGGCTGCCGAAGAGGATAGAATCCGGGATGCCATGAATTTAGCAATAGCCAACAACACCTTTTTTGACGAGGAATATCGAATTGTCCGAAATACAGATCAATCCGTCCGTTGGGTACGCTCCGTCGGAAGGTCGTCGGACTCAGCCATAGGAGGGGAGAAGCATTTCTATGGCACTATGGTAGACATAACAGAACGTAAGGCCAGTGATCAGCTTAAGGAAGATTTTATCAGCATCGTTAGTCACGAGATGCGCTCTCCACTGACTGCCTTAAAAGGGTATGTACAAATTCTGGAATGGAAATTGAAAAAGAGTGCCGATCAATTAACTGCTGGTATTGCGGCAAAAGCGGGTCGGCAGGTGGATCGTATGACTACATTGATTACCGGCTTTCTGGATGTAGCTAGAGCAGGCGAGGGGAAAATTTACCTCAACAAAACAATGTTTGATCTCGCTAGTGTATTGAAGATGGCTAAGGAGGAATCACTTGTGAGCAACCATAGCCATCGAATCACTTTCCACCCGGTAGAGCAAATACTCGTCACAGCAGATCGGGATAAGATAGAGCAGGTACTCGTCAATTTTATTAATAATGCGGTAAAATACTCACCTAATGGCAGTACGGTCTCCGTTTCTGGTAACAGAAGAGGTGATCTGGTGCGTATTAGTGTAACGGATGAAGGTATGGGGATTACTCTGGAAGATCAGACGCGCATCTTCGAACGTTTTTACCGGGTACTTGGCTCCAGTACAGAAAATATATCCGGCTTCGGCATAGGTCTGTACTTATGTAAAGAGATCATTGACGGCCACGATGGACGTATCGGTGTAGAAAGTTCACATGGCAAAGGCAGTACATTCTGGTTTGAGCTACCCATCGAA
- a CDS encoding glycoside hydrolase family 43 protein, giving the protein MMKNLFYIVFLVISLSCDKRGAGPFLATPKAPEATGPAKFQNPLLTAAPDPWVAQRGDFYYFLQTLGNRIEIRKTAKMSELASSTSQVVFNAPSTGSNSRDVWAPELFFLRGKWYIYYTASNGQDVNHRMFVLENANEDPTTNSWVDKGQLITQPTDQWAIDGSIFEQGDDLFFIWSGRPGAQQGNLTQNIYISKMSDPFTLVGETMMISAPELDWERRGFSVNEGPEILKNPAGEVFLIYSASYCGTDDYSLGMLKLTAAADPMKKASWSKHPNPVFSKAPTAYGAGHNGFFKSKDGTEDWIIYHANSESHPNNDGCGNVRSTRMQKFTWNSDGTPNFGQPVAAGAQLEVPAGE; this is encoded by the coding sequence ATGATGAAAAACCTATTTTATATTGTCTTTTTAGTGATCTCCTTAAGTTGTGATAAACGTGGTGCAGGACCGTTTTTGGCCACGCCCAAAGCTCCCGAAGCAACTGGGCCGGCCAAATTCCAAAATCCTTTGCTTACTGCTGCACCTGATCCTTGGGTAGCACAACGCGGCGATTTTTATTACTTTTTACAAACTTTGGGCAACCGGATCGAAATTCGAAAAACGGCTAAGATGAGTGAACTGGCAAGTTCAACAAGTCAGGTAGTATTCAATGCACCGTCTACCGGCAGCAACAGCCGCGATGTATGGGCGCCAGAACTCTTTTTTTTGCGTGGCAAATGGTACATCTACTACACCGCCAGTAACGGGCAGGATGTGAATCACCGGATGTTTGTCTTAGAGAATGCCAATGAGGATCCCACGACCAATAGTTGGGTAGATAAAGGACAGCTTATTACGCAGCCTACCGACCAATGGGCTATTGATGGGAGTATCTTTGAGCAGGGCGATGATCTATTTTTTATCTGGTCTGGCCGTCCCGGTGCGCAACAAGGTAACCTAACGCAAAATATTTACATTTCTAAAATGTCGGATCCGTTTACCTTAGTTGGAGAGACCATGATGATCTCTGCGCCTGAGTTAGACTGGGAAAGAAGAGGATTTAGTGTAAATGAAGGCCCGGAAATTTTAAAAAACCCAGCCGGTGAGGTCTTTTTAATTTATAGCGCGAGCTATTGCGGTACAGACGATTATAGTTTGGGCATGCTAAAGCTCACTGCTGCGGCAGATCCCATGAAAAAGGCATCTTGGTCCAAACACCCCAATCCGGTATTTTCGAAAGCACCGACAGCATATGGAGCAGGGCATAATGGTTTTTTCAAATCAAAAGACGGAACTGAAGATTGGATTATCTACCATGCGAATAGCGAATCACATCCAAATAATGATGGCTGTGGTAACGTACGCAGTACCAGGATGCAGAAGTTTACCTGGAATTCAGATGGCACCCCTAATTTCGGTCAGCCAGTAGCGGCCGGTGCTCAGCTGGAGGTTCCAGCTGGAGAGTAA